A portion of the Myripristis murdjan chromosome 13, fMyrMur1.1, whole genome shotgun sequence genome contains these proteins:
- the slc35f2l gene encoding solute carrier family 35 member F2 codes for MAGKQAQDASRETETKNRQSGLLGRIRKVKLREVFTWQLAKTVAMGQGLAGLICGTAITSQYLAADFHVNTPMLQSFLNYALLCVTYTSMLLCRTGDANIFQILRSRGWKYLLLGLVDVEANYAVVKAYQYTTLTSIQLLDCFVIPVLMILSWCVLKTRYRPVHYVAVCICLLGVGAMVGADLLAGRDQGSTSNILLGDGLVLVSATLYAVSNVCQEYTVKNLSRVEFLGMVGLFGTIISTIQMVILERSEVASIQWSWQVGVLFSGYALCMYTLYSCMPIVVKLTSATSVNLSLLTADLFSLFCGLFLFQYKFSVLYLISLIIILIGFITFNAVATRSCPTDPSLSVTGDEGCYDNHTANHTYNTDHDVAVRVTAEEEEEEEERKRRMGGSGGTVDVDVITVGLSTKM; via the exons ATGGCAGGTAAACAGGCTCAGGATGCATCGAGGGAGACGGAAACAAAAAATCGCCAAAGTGGACTCCTGGGCAGGATCAGGAAAGTGAAGCTGAGAGAGGTTTTCACCTG GCAGCTGGCCAAGACAGTGGCCATGGGTCAGGGTCTGGCCGGGCTCATCTGTGGGACAGCCATCACCTCACAGTACCTGGCCGCAGACTTCCATGTTAACACTCCCATGCTGCAGAGCTTCCTGAACTACGCCCTGCTGTGTGTCACCTACACCTCCATGCTGCTCTGCAGAACAG GGGATGCCAATATTTTTCAGATTCTGAGGAGCAGGGGGTGGAAGTACCTGCTGCTGGGGCTGGTGGACGTCGAGGCCAACTACGCTGTGGTTAAAGCTTACCAGTACACCACACTCACCAGCATACAG CTGCTGGACTGCTTTGTGATCCCCGTCCTGATGATTTTGTCCTGGTGTGTGTTGAAGACGCGCTACAGGCCTGTCCACTACGTAGCCGTCTGCATTTGTCTCCTCGGGGTGGGGGCCATGGTGGGGGCTGACCTGCTGGCTGGACGAGACCAAGGCTCCA CCTCTAACATCCTGCTGGGTGACGGCTTGGTGCTGGTCAGCGCCACGCTGTACGCCGTGTCCAACGTGTGTCAGGAATACACGGTGAAGAACCTGAGCAGAGTCGAGTTCCTGGGGATGGTCGGCCTGTTCGGCACCATCATCAGCACCATACAGAT ggTGATCCTGGAGCGCAGTGAAGTTGCTTCCATCCAGTGGAGCTGGCAAGTTG gcGTGCTGTTCTCCGGTTACGCCTTGTGTATGTACACTCTGTACAGCTGTATGCCCATTGTGGTGAAGCTGACCAGCGCCACGTCTGTCaacctctccctcctcactgCTGACCTCTTCAGCCTCTTCTGtggcctcttcctcttccagtACAAA TTCTCTGTGCTCTACCTGATCTCACTGATCATCATCCTCATCGGCTTCATCACCTTCAACGCCGTGGCAACGCGCTCCTGCCCCACTGACCCCTCCCTTTCTGTCACCGGTGATGAAGGTTGCTATGACAATCACACAGCCAATCACACTTACAACACCGACCATGATGTGGCAGTGAGGGTcacagctgaggaggaggaggaggaggaggagaggaagaggaggatgggagGTTCAGGAGGGACAGTGGATGTGGATGTCATTACGGTTGGACTCAGCACTAAAATGTGA